From a single Cyanobacteriota bacterium genomic region:
- a CDS encoding alpha-E domain-containing protein, which yields MLSRVADSIFWLNRYVERAENVARFVDVNLTMLMDNPTSSDQQWEPIVLTTGDLPLFQERYGSATAEKVIQFLTFDDDYANSILSCLRAARENARSIREIISSEMWQQVNSFYLMVKGAADRPLESPSEFFTNVKLASHLFQGLMDATMSHNEGWHFGQIGRLLERADKTTRILDVKYFILLPSPNYVGTTLDELQWMALLKSASAY from the coding sequence ATGCTGAGTCGTGTTGCTGATTCAATTTTTTGGCTGAACCGCTATGTGGAACGAGCCGAAAATGTTGCCCGCTTCGTTGACGTGAACCTAACCATGTTGATGGACAACCCCACCAGCAGCGACCAGCAATGGGAACCAATTGTACTGACAACCGGTGACTTGCCCCTGTTTCAAGAACGCTACGGCAGTGCAACCGCTGAGAAGGTAATCCAGTTTTTGACCTTTGATGATGACTACGCTAATTCCATCCTGTCGTGTCTACGGGCAGCCAGGGAAAATGCTCGCTCTATCCGAGAAATTATTTCCTCCGAGATGTGGCAGCAAGTTAACAGCTTTTACTTAATGGTGAAGGGTGCGGCCGATCGTCCCCTAGAATCGCCGAGTGAATTTTTTACCAACGTTAAGCTGGCGAGCCACCTGTTTCAAGGCTTGATGGATGCTACCATGAGCCATAACGAAGGTTGGCACTTTGGGCAGATTGGCCGACTGTTGGAACGGGCAGACAAAACCACTCGCATTTTGGACGTCAAGTATTTTATCCTCTTGCCTTCCCCTAACTATGTAGGCACCACCTTGGATGAATTGCAGTGGATGGCGCTACTGAAGTCAGCTAGTGCCTAT